From a region of the Constantimarinum furrinae genome:
- the guaA gene encoding glutamine-hydrolyzing GMP synthase, protein MQNNVLILDFGSQYTQLIARRVRELNIYCEIHPYHNIPENLDDFKAVILSGSPFSVRAVDAPHPDLSRIKGHKPLLAVCYGAQYLAHFHGGSVEPSNIREYGRAKLSTIYGSNGLFAGIEEGTQVWMSHSDTIAKLPENGVQLASTKDVGIAAYQIEGEETYAIQFHPEVYHTTDGKQLLENFLVHIAGVAQSWTPAAFVDTTVEQLKDKLGNDKVVLGLSGGVDSTVAATLLHKAIGKNLYCIFVNNGLLRKDEFESVLHQYKDMGLNVKGVDASARFLKALEGESDPEKKRKAIGNAFIEVFDDEAHQVTNVDWLAQGTIYPDVIESVSVNGPSVTIKSHHNVGGLPDFMKLKIVEPLRMLFKDEVRRVGAELGIDKQLLGRHPFPGPGLAIRILGDITAEKVRILQEVDAIFINGLREWGLYDKVWQAGAILLPVQSVGVMGDERTYEKVVALRAVESTDGMTADWVNLPYEFLQETSNHIINRVKGVNRVVYDISSKPPATIEWE, encoded by the coding sequence ATGCAAAATAACGTCCTCATTTTAGATTTTGGATCGCAGTACACCCAGCTCATTGCCAGACGAGTTAGAGAATTGAATATTTACTGCGAAATTCACCCTTATCACAATATTCCTGAGAATTTAGATGATTTTAAAGCGGTCATTTTATCCGGTAGCCCGTTTTCGGTGCGCGCCGTGGATGCTCCGCATCCCGACCTTTCCCGAATAAAAGGTCACAAACCGCTATTGGCGGTTTGTTACGGCGCGCAATATCTCGCACATTTTCATGGAGGTAGCGTCGAACCGTCTAATATTAGAGAATACGGAAGGGCAAAACTTTCAACAATTTATGGTAGCAACGGACTCTTTGCCGGAATTGAAGAGGGTACTCAGGTGTGGATGAGCCATAGTGATACCATTGCGAAACTTCCAGAAAACGGAGTGCAACTTGCCAGTACCAAAGACGTGGGTATTGCTGCATATCAAATTGAAGGGGAAGAGACATATGCCATTCAATTTCATCCTGAGGTTTACCACACCACCGATGGTAAACAATTGTTAGAAAATTTTCTGGTACACATCGCCGGGGTAGCTCAATCATGGACCCCAGCTGCCTTTGTAGACACTACGGTGGAACAATTAAAAGATAAGCTAGGCAACGATAAAGTGGTTCTTGGTCTAAGCGGAGGTGTGGACTCCACCGTGGCAGCTACTTTACTCCATAAAGCGATTGGAAAGAATCTGTACTGCATTTTCGTCAATAACGGTTTGCTGCGGAAGGATGAGTTTGAAAGCGTTCTACACCAGTATAAGGACATGGGACTGAATGTAAAAGGGGTTGATGCTTCGGCACGCTTCTTGAAAGCCCTCGAGGGTGAAAGTGATCCTGAAAAAAAGCGAAAGGCTATAGGAAATGCCTTTATTGAAGTGTTCGATGATGAGGCACATCAGGTTACTAATGTGGATTGGTTGGCGCAGGGAACCATTTATCCCGATGTGATTGAAAGTGTTTCAGTAAACGGACCATCGGTGACCATTAAGTCACATCATAATGTGGGGGGGTTACCCGACTTTATGAAACTAAAGATAGTAGAACCATTGCGAATGTTGTTTAAGGATGAGGTGCGTAGAGTAGGAGCCGAACTGGGAATAGACAAACAATTACTGGGAAGACACCCTTTTCCCGGACCCGGACTTGCGATTCGTATATTAGGTGATATTACTGCCGAAAAAGTACGTATCTTACAAGAGGTAGATGCTATTTTTATTAATGGTTTAAGGGAATGGGGTCTGTACGATAAAGTGTGGCAGGCCGGAGCGATCCTACTGCCGGTACAAAGCGTTGGCGTAATGGGAGATGAACGAACCTATGAAAAAGTAGTGGCGCTAAGAGCGGTAGAATCGACTGATGGAATGACAGCCGATTGGGTAAATTTACCTTATGAATTTTTACAGGAAACAAGCAATCATATAATAAACCGGGTAAAAGGCGTTAATAGAGTAGTGTACGATATTAGTTCGAAGCCACCCGCAACAATTGAATGGGAATAA